A single window of Scylla paramamosain isolate STU-SP2022 chromosome 27, ASM3559412v1, whole genome shotgun sequence DNA harbors:
- the LOC135114237 gene encoding 28 kDa heat- and acid-stable phosphoprotein-like, with protein MPRGRGRCKGGKRHFTNFEAMEEQKKKEEKERQWRKEQGETDSEEDEEKSGSDSSEESTEEEEEEVKEQKAKGVGGLIECENPNRVVSKPKKVSTLTSTSDTAAASKPQLSRREREEIQKQRATAHYRKMHSEGKTEEARADLARLAIIRQQREEAAKKREEEKQAREAAASAKKEQLAKALNKKKS; from the exons aTGCCTAGGGGAAGAG GAAGATGCAAGGGTGGCAAACGCCACTTCACCAACTTTGAGGcgatggaggaacagaagaagaaggaagagaaggagcgcCAGTGGAGG AAAGAGCAAGGGGAAACTGATagtgaggaagatgaagagaagtcTGGCAGTGATTCTTCAGAAGAAagtactgaggaggaggaggaggaggtgaaggaacaaAAGGCAAAGGGTGTTGGTGGCTTGATAGAATGTGAGAACCCAAATCGTGTGGTTAGTAAACCGAAGAAGGTGTCAACCCTCACTAGTACTAGTGACACTGCTGCTGCCTCAAAGCCACAGTTATCTCGACGAGAACG GGAAGAGATACAGAAACAAAGAGCAACTGCCCACTATCGAAAGATGCATTCGGAAGGCAAGACAGAGGAGGCTCGAGCTGATCTGGCTCGCTTGGCAATCATCCGTCAGCAGCGAGAGGAAGCAGCAAAGAAGcgtgaggaggaaaagcaag cCCGAGAAGCTGCAGCATCAGCCAAGAAAGAACAATTGGCCAAGGCcctcaacaagaagaagagCTGA